In Peromyscus leucopus breed LL Stock chromosome 16_21, UCI_PerLeu_2.1, whole genome shotgun sequence, a single genomic region encodes these proteins:
- the Ehmt2 gene encoding histone-lysine N-methyltransferase EHMT2 isoform X1, whose product MRGLPRGRGLMRARGRGRAAPTGGRGRGRGGAHRGRGRPRSLLSLPRAQASWAPQLPAGLTGPPVPCLPSQGEAPAEMGALLLEKEPRGATERVHGSLGDTSPSEETLPKADPDSLEPAGPSSPASVTVTVGDEGADTPVGATPLIGDEPENLEGDGGRILLGHATKSFPSSPSKGGACPSRAKMSMTGAGKSPPSVQSLAMRLLSMPGAQGAAAAGAEPPPATTTGQEGQPKVHRARKTMSKPGNGQPPVPEKRPPEVQHFRMSDDVHSLGKVTSDVAKRRKLNSGSLSEDFGSARSSGDVTLEKGEPRPLEEWETVVGDDFSLYYDSYSVDERVDSDSKSEVEALTEQLSEEEEEEEEEEEEEEEEEEEEEEEEEDEESGNQSDRSGSSGRRKAKKKWRKDSPWVKPSRKRRKREPPRAKEPRGVNGVGSSGPSEYMEVPLGSLELPSEGTLSPNHAGVSNDTSSLETERGFEELPLCSCRMEAPKIDRISERAGHKCMATESVDGELSGCNAAILKRETMRPSSRVALMVLCEAHRARMVKHHCCPGCGYFCTAGTFLECHPDFRVAHRFHKACVSQLNGMVFCPHCGEDASEAQEVTIPRGDGGTPPAGTAAPAPIPLAQDAPGRADTSQPSARMRGHGEPRRPACDPLTDTIDSSGPSLTLPNGGCLSAVGLPPGPGREALEKALVIQESESPPSPPAASPDRRKKLRFHPRQLYLSVKQGELQKVILMLLDNLDPNFQSDQQSKRTPLHAAAQKGSVEICHVLLQAGANINAVDKQQRTPLMEAVVNNHLEVARYMVQLGGCVYSKEEDGSTCLHHAAKIGNLEMVSLLLSTGQVDVNAQDSGGWTPIIWAAEHKHIDVIRMLLTRGADVTLTDNEENICLHWASFTGSAAIAEVLLNARCDLHAVNYHGDTPLHIAARESYHDCVLLFLSRGANPELRNKEGDTAWDLTPERSDVWFALQLNRKLRLGVGNRAVRTEKIICRDVARGYENVPIPCVNGVDGEPCPEDYKYISENCETSTMNIDRNITHLQHCTCVDDCSSSNCLCGQLSIRCWYDKDGRLLQEFNKIEPPLIFECNQACSCWRSCKNRVVQSGIKVRLQLYRTAKMGWGVRALQTIPQGTFICEYVGELISDAEADVREDDSYLFDLDNKDGEVYCIDARYYGNISRFINHLCDPNIIPVRVFMLHQDLRFPRIAFFSSRDIRTGEELGFDYGDRFWDIKSKYFTCQCGSEKCKHSAEAIALEQSRLARLDPHPELLPELSSLPPLNT is encoded by the exons ATGCGGGGTCTGCCGAGAGGGAGGGGGCTGATGCGGGCCCGGGGGCGGGGGCGTGCGGCCCCCACGGGCGGCCGCGGCCGCGGCAGGGGGGGCGCCCACCGAGGACGAGGTAGGCCCCGGAGCCTGCTCTCGCTGCCCAGGGCCCAGGCGTCCTGGGCCCCCCAGCTGCCTGCGGGGCTGACGGGCCCCCCGGTCCCTTGTCTCCCCTCCCAGGGGGAGGCCCCCGCGGAGATGGGGGCGctgctgctggagaaggagccccGAGGCGCCACCGAGAGAG TTCACGGCTCTTTGGGGGACACCTCTCCTAGTGAGGAGACCCTTCCCAAGGCCGACCCCGACTCCCTGGAGCCTGCCGGCCCCTCCTCTCCGGCCTCTGTCACTGTCACCGTCGGCGACGAGGGCGCTGACACCCCTGTAGGGGCCACACCACTCATTGGGGATGAACCCGAGAACCTGGAGGGAGATGGGGGCCGAATCCTGCTGG GCCATGCCACAAAGTCATTCCCCTCTTCCCCCAGCAAGGGGGGCGCCTGTCCCAGTCGGGCCAAAATGTCAATGACTGGGGCAGGAAAGTCGCCCCCCTCGGTCCAGAGTTTGGCCATGAGGCTGCTGAGCATGCCCGGGGCCCAGGGAGCCGCCGCTGCCGGGGCTGAACCCCCTCCGGCTACAACTACCGGCCAGGAGGGGCAGCCCAAAGTACACCGAGCCCGGAAAACCATGTCCAAACCAGGCAACGGTCAG CCTCCAGTCCCCGAGAAGCGGCCCCCTGAAGTGCAGCATTTCCGCATGAGTGATGACGTGCACTCCCTGGGGAAGGTGACCTCAG ATGTGGCCAAAAGGAGGAAGCTGAACTCTGGCAGCCTG TCGGAGGACTTTGGCTCTGCCCGGAGCTCAGGAGATGTCACCCTGGAGAAAGGAGAGCCCAGGCCCCTGGAGGAGTGGGAGACGGTGGTGGGCGATGATTTCAGCCTCTACTATGACTCTTACTCTGTGGATGAGCGGGTGGATTCTGACAGCAAG TCTGAAGTTGAAGCTTTAACTGAACAATtgagtgaagaggaggaggaggaagaagaggaggaagaggaagaagaggaggaggaagaggaggaggaggaagaggaggaggatgaggagtcaGGCAACCAATCTGACAGG AGCGGCTCCAGCGGCCGGCGCAAGGCCAAGAAGAAGTGGCGGAAAGACAGCCCGTGGGTGAAGCCATCTAGGAAGAGGCGGAAGCGGGAGCCTCCGAGGGCCAAGGAGCCGAGAG gAGTGAATGGTGTGGGCTCCTCAGGGCCCAGTGAGTACATGGAGGTCCCTCTGGGGTCCCTGGAGCTGCCCAGCGAGGGGACCCTCTCCCCCAACCACGCTG GGGTGTCCAATGACACGTCTTCACTGGAGACGGAGCGCGGCTTTGAGGAGCTCCCCCTCTGCAGCTGCCGCATGGAGGCGCCCAAGATAGACCGCATTAGCGAGAGGGCGGGCCACAAGTGCATGGCCACGGAGAGTGTGGACGGAGAG CTGTCGGGCTGCAATGCCGCCATCCTCAAGCGGGAGACCATGCGGCCCTCCAGCCGAGTGGCGCTGATGGTCCTCTGTGAGGCCCATCGTGCCCGCATGGTCAAGCACCATTGCTGCCCAGGCTGCGGCTACTTCTGCACAGCG GGAACCTTCCTGGAATGCCACCCTGACTTCCGAGTCGCCCACCGCTTCCACAAGGCCTGTGTGTCCCAGCTCAACGGGATGGTCTTCTGTCCCCACTGTGGAGAGGATGCTTCGGAGGCCCAGGAGGTGACCATTCCCCGGGGCGATGGGGGAACCCCTCCGGCTGGCACTGCAGCTCCTGCCCCGATACCGCTGGCCCAAGATGCCCCCGGGCGAGCAGATACCTCCCAGCCCAG CGCACGAATGCGAGGGCACGGAGAGCCCCGGCGCCCAGCCTGTGATCCCCTGACAGACACCATCGACAGCTCGGGGCCGTCACTGACCCTGCCTAACGGCGGCTGCCTCTCGGCTGTGGGGCTGCCCCCAGGCCCGGGCCGGGAAGCCCTGGAGAAGGCCTTGGTCATTCAGGAGTCAGAGAG CCCACCTTCTCCTCCCGCTGCGTCCCCCGACAGGCGGAAGAAGCTCCGATTCCACCCACGGCAGCTGTACCTGTCCGTGAAGCAGGGCGAACTGCAGAAAGTGATCCTTATGCTGC TAGACAACCTGGACCCCAACTTCCAGAGTGACCAGCAGAGCAAGCGCACACCCCTGCACGCAGCCGCACAGAAGGGGTCCGTGGAGATCTGTCATGTGCTGCTGCAG gcaggagccaaCATCAATGCCGTAGATAAGCAGCAGCGCACGCCGCTGATGGAGGCCGTGGTGAACAACCACCTGGAGGTGGCGCGCTACAtggtgcagctgggtggctgtgtcTACAGCAAG GAAGAGGATGGCTCCACTTGTCTCCATCATGCAGCCAAAATTGGGAACTTGGAGATGGTTAGCCTGCTGCTGAGCACAGGGCAGGTGGACGTCAATGCGCAG GACAGTGGGGGCTGGACGCCCATCATCTGGGCAGCCGAGCACAAGCACATTGACGTGATCCGGATGCTGCTGACCCGGGGTGCCGACGTCACCCTCACTGACAAC GAGGAAAACATCTGCCTGCACTGGGCCTCCTTCACGGGCAGCGCTGCCATCGCCGAGGTCCTCCTGAACGCCCGGTGCGACCTCCACGCCGTCAACTACCACGGGGACACGCCACTGCACATCGCTGCCAGGGAGAGCTACCACGACTGCGTTCT GTTGTTCCTGTCTCGTGGAGCCAACCCTGAGCTTCGGAACAAGGAAGGAGACACGGCCTGGGATCTGACCCCGGAGCGTTCCGACGTATGGTTTGCCCTGCAGCTCAACCGGAAGCTCAGGCTCGGGGTAGGGAACCGGGCTGTCCGCACCGAGAAGATCATCTGCCG GGATGTAGCTAGAGGCTACGAGAATGTGCCCATCCCCTGCGTCAATGGTGTGGATGGCGAGCCGTGCCCCGAGGATTATAAGTACATCTCGGAGAACTGTGAGACATCCACGATGAACATTGACCGGAACATCACTCACCTGCAG CACTGCACGTGTGTGGATGACTGCTCCAGCTCCAACTGTCTGTGTGGCCAGCTCAGCATCCGCTGTTGGTATGACAAG GACGGGCGGCTGCTTCAGGAGTTTAACAAGATCGAACCCCCCCTGATCTTTGAGTGTAACCAGGCATGCTCCTGCTGGAGAAGCTGCAAGAACCGCGTGGTCCAGAGCGGCATCAA GGTGCGACTGCAGCTCTACCGAACAGCCAAGATGGGCTGGGGGGTCCGCGCCCTGCAGACCATTCCCCAGGGCACCTTCATCTGCGA GTATGTTGGAGAGCTGATCTCTGATGCTGAGGCCGATGTGAGAGAGGACGATTCTTACCTCTTCGACTTGGACAACAAG GATGGAGAGGTTTACTGCATTGATGCCCGTTACTATGGCAACATCAGCCGCTTCATCAACCACCTGTGTGACCCCAACATCATCCCTGTCCGGGTCTTCATGCTGCACCAAGACCTGCGGTTCCCACGCATTGCCTTCTTCAGCTCCAGGGACATCCGgactggggaggagctggg gTTTGACTATGGTGACCGGTTCTGGGACATCAAGAGCAAGTATTTCACGTGCCAGTGCGGCTCTGAGAAGTGCAAGCACTCAGCGGAGGCCATCGCCCTGGAGCAGAGTCGCCTGGCCCGGCTGGACCCCCACCCTGAGCTCTTGCCTGAGCTCAGTTCCTTGCCCCCCCTGAACACCTGA